One genomic segment of Hemibagrus wyckioides isolate EC202008001 linkage group LG08, SWU_Hwy_1.0, whole genome shotgun sequence includes these proteins:
- the prps1b gene encoding ribose-phosphate pyrophosphokinase 1 codes for MPNIKIFSGSSHQDLSQRIADRLGLELGKVVTKKFSNQETCVEIGESVRGEDVYIVQSGCGEINDNLMELLIMINACKIASASRVTAVIPCFPYARQDKKDKSRAPISAKLVANMLSVAGADHIITMDLHASQIQGFFDIPVDNLYAEPAVLKWIKENIPEWKNCTIVSPDAGGAKRVTSIADRLNVDFALIHKERKKANEVDRMVLVGDVKDRVAILVDDMADTCGTICHAADKLISAGATKVYAILTHGIFSGPAISRINNACFEAVVVTNTIPQEEKMKHCPKIQVIDISMILAEAIRRTHNGESVSYLFSHVPL; via the exons ATGCCGAATATTAAGATTTTCAGCGGAAGCTCCCACCAGGATCTGTCTCAGAGAATCGCCGACCGGCTCGGACTTGAGCTGGGGAAGGTCGTCACGAAAAAGTTCAGCAACCAAGAAACATG TGTGGAGATTGGAGAGAGTGTACGTGGTGAGGATGTGTACATCGTGCAGAGCGGTTGTGGAGAGATCAATGACAACCTGATGGAGTTGCTGATCATGATCAACGCCTGCAAGATAGCTTCGGCTTCCCGTGTCACCGCAGTCATCCCCTGTTTTCCTTACGCCCGTCAAGACAAAAAGGACAAG AGCCGAGCTCCGATCTCTGCCAAGCTGGTGGCCAACATGCTGTCAGTGGCAGGAGCAGATCACATCATTACCATGGACCTGCACGCCTCTCAGATTCAG ggTTTCTTCGATATTCCTGTGGACAACCTGTACGCTGAGCCGGCTGTGCTGAAGTGGATTAAGGAAAATATCCCTGAATGGAAGAACTGCACCATTGTGTCTCCAGACGCCGGAGGAGCTAAGAG GGTCACGTCTATAGCAGACCGGCTGAATGTTGACTTTGCCCTCATTcacaaagaaaggaagaaggcTAATGAGGTGGATCGCATGGTGTTGGTGGGAGACGTGAAGGACCGTGTGGCTATCCTGGTCGACGACATGGCTGACACGTGTGGTACCATCTGCCATGCTGCTGACAA GCTAATATCAGCCGGTGCCACCAAAGTGTATGCCATCCTTACCCACGGCATTTTCTCAGGGCCTGCCATATCACGCATCAACAATGCCTGCTTTGAAGCTGTAGTTGTGACCAACACCATTCCACAGGAAGAGAAGATGAAGCATTGTCCTAAAATACAG